In Nostoc piscinale CENA21, the genomic stretch CGACTAAGGCTGCTTCTGCAAATTTACGCTCATCAATTTCTTGTTGTAATTTTTGGTTAACTTTTACTAATTGGGCAGTTCTTTTTTGAACACGGTGTTCTAGTTCCTCTTGTAGTCGCCTGAGTTGATTTTCCACTTCTAAACGTTCGGCAATTTGCGCTTGTAATGCCTTGTTTGCTTCGCTTAATTGCAGTGGGCTAGGTAAGGCCAGTGCTTGTGGTACTAAAGGTACAAGTTCTATAGCGGTAAATAATGACACAAAAGCCGTTGCTGCTTTGAGGATACCTGATAGCCAATAGGTAGGATGCCACAGTGTCCAAATTTCAGCGATGTGGGTTGTACCGCAAAAAATAATAAAAGCCGCAAATAACAAAAATATCCAATAAAAAGGTAAATCTTGCCGCTTGCGAACAAAGTAGAACAAAGTCAAAGGAATCGAATAGTAAGCTAGGGCAATCATGGCATCAGAAATTATATGCAGCCACACTAGCCTAGGTTGCCATAAGTAACAGTGACCATGAGGAATAAATGAACCGTCGCTAAATAAATGTATTATCAAGTCGTGCATATCACACAAACCTAATACCTTGTTGAATTTTAGATTTTGAAATCATTTACTAGATATAGCAATCCTAAGTGTTATACAAACATCTCTCTACCTTGTCTTCCTTGTCTCTTTTGTTCATTTTTCAAATAGGACTGCTATATAACCTACCACTTATTGGCTGCTCTACCTTTAATCCATATAGGTTGGGGAATAGTTATAAATTTATCAACTGCTCCCAAGGAATAATCATCTAATTTAAAATCGGCAAAGGGCTGATTGATTAACCGATATCTGAGAGCTTCATCGACAATTACGCCTTTAGATTTCTTGCGTACCCCAATAATGATGATACTGCTTTGATAATCCGTTATATCTTGATTAGATGGACATTTACCGCGCTGAAATTGCCCAAGATTTAATAAGCGATAACCTTTCACACTGGATGTATTTTTAAATAATTTTTGGGATAATAATTGAATTTGCTTGGCACGTTCGAGAGCGAGACGCTGGGCAACGTCTAAATTACCTTCACAAGTTGCTGTACCCACAGAAATAATTTCTGTAGGGTATTCCATAATTTTCTGAATACTTTCTTGTTCAAGATTTAACTTTAAAAAATCAACACTTACAACTTGGTTATTGTATTGAATTTGAAAATTACTATTTAATAGCCATTTATATTCTGTTGATAAAATAGCAATGCTGAATTCTGCGGTTTTACCTTGACTATCTCTGCCTTCTTTATAGCCAAAAAACTCGATTTTACCTTTTGTTTCAGGAGCTTGAGTTTGGGTGATGAGGGCAGAAATTTTAGGCGATCGCATTCCCCATGCCATAACACCAATTAAACCTAATGACACCACAAATGCTGCTAAGAATGCGAACAAAGGCAGTTTTTCTCCTATTTCTGTTTTGATAATACTAGGAGAAAAGTGTTTTTCTTGCAGATTACTAGTTAAATTCAATTTAACGTGCTGTTGTTCAATTTCGCCTAACTGCTGCAAGATTTCTTGAGCATTCTTGGGTCTGTCTGTAATCTTAGTTGCCATTAACCAGTCAACTAAATCTAATAACCCTGGTGAGACGTGAGAGGCAAAATTTCGCCATTGCAGCAAATTTTTCCGAGCATCATACATATCTAAAGGATGCCGCCCTGTTAATAAAAAGGCAAAAGTGCGTCCCAAGGCAAAAAAATCTGATTGCGGTACAGCTTGACCTTGCATTTGTTCTAATGCACCATAACCTGATGAAATAATTGATGTCATTTCACCACTATGATTAAATTGAGCCAGATATTGCTTGCTGACTTCTTTGGATGTGCTGAAGTCAACTAAAACTAATTGTCCGTTAGACCGCAGTTTAATGTGAGATGGTTTAATATCTTTATGCAGATATTTTTTGCTATGTACCAAGTTTAAAATTTCGGCTAATTGTTGCAACCAGGCAATAGCTTGGGTTTGCGAAATTGGACGATATTGCTGTTGATTCATCCACTGTTCTAGATCACAGCCGTCGATTTTTTCCGTCGCCGTGCAGTGTAATATTAAACCATCGCGCGTTTGATATTGAAAATAACCATCAATTTTGGGAATTCCGGGATGATGCAACTGTCCTAATACAGCAGCTTCTTGTTGAAAAATCTTGATTGCTGCATCATTTGACAGATCCTCTCGCAGTACTTTGAGGATTTTTGACGTATCTTTTGTGTGTGCTTCATAGACTTTGCCAAAGCCAGCTTTGTCACTCAACAAGCGAATGACACGGTAACGCCCCGGTAATTCTAACGGAGAACCACAACTTTGACAGAAGCGGTGTTTATCGTTATTTTGATTGTTCGATTTGGGACAAACTGGATTTATACAAAGGCTCATGGGAAGTCAGAAGTCAGAAGCCACAAGTCAAAAGTCAAAAGTCCAGAAATTTTGACAAATGACTAATGACTAATGACAAATTACTCATTTACACTCTGCTAAAAAAGCAGCCACAGTCCGGTTAAATGAGTCAGGTTCAGTCAGAAAAGGCCAATGATTTCCCGGAACTTGACACAGGCGCAAGTTTTTCAGATTGGTTTTGTAGGGTTTTAATTGCCATTCTTGGCGGTTGAGACCTTTATCTGACTTGACGAACAAAGCGGGTGTATCGATGGGGCGGGTAAAGCCTGGTACGCGCATCACATCTTCAAAAATGCCATCACGGGCGGCTATGGTGAACTTACTACCCCAACTACCATTCGGTTTTTGTTCGATTCCGGCTTGGAATACCTGCTGTTGTAGTTCGTTCCAACCTTGATATTGGTTTAATTGTCGGGCGAGTTGTTCGGCTTCTGCATAACTAGTAAATGGCCCCATCCCTTTGAGAAAGGATAAAAAGCGGTACAAGAGGGGAAAGGTCGCTTTTAAGAATTCGGGCATTTTCCAGATGAAAATCGGGTCAACCAAGACCATACTCTGCACTCGCTGGGGATTTTGTCTAGCCCAGATTACAGCTAATTTACCAGTCCAGGAGTGACTTACTATATGGGCGGAAGACCATCCTAATTTATCCATG encodes the following:
- a CDS encoding alpha/beta fold hydrolase, with translation MIPTRQILVKSDIQLSYLEWNQGQEPLLLLHGLGDHALVWSSLGAYLAADYHIVAPDMRGHGESSKPEKDYSFESAIADLEALMDKLGWSSAHIVSHSWTGKLAVIWARQNPQRVQSMVLVDPIFIWKMPEFLKATFPLLYRFLSFLKGMGPFTSYAEAEQLARQLNQYQGWNELQQQVFQAGIEQKPNGSWGSKFTIAARDGIFEDVMRVPGFTRPIDTPALFVKSDKGLNRQEWQLKPYKTNLKNLRLCQVPGNHWPFLTEPDSFNRTVAAFLAECK
- a CDS encoding serine/threonine protein kinase, with protein sequence MSLCINPVCPKSNNQNNDKHRFCQSCGSPLELPGRYRVIRLLSDKAGFGKVYEAHTKDTSKILKVLREDLSNDAAIKIFQQEAAVLGQLHHPGIPKIDGYFQYQTRDGLILHCTATEKIDGCDLEQWMNQQQYRPISQTQAIAWLQQLAEILNLVHSKKYLHKDIKPSHIKLRSNGQLVLVDFSTSKEVSKQYLAQFNHSGEMTSIISSGYGALEQMQGQAVPQSDFFALGRTFAFLLTGRHPLDMYDARKNLLQWRNFASHVSPGLLDLVDWLMATKITDRPKNAQEILQQLGEIEQQHVKLNLTSNLQEKHFSPSIIKTEIGEKLPLFAFLAAFVVSLGLIGVMAWGMRSPKISALITQTQAPETKGKIEFFGYKEGRDSQGKTAEFSIAILSTEYKWLLNSNFQIQYNNQVVSVDFLKLNLEQESIQKIMEYPTEIISVGTATCEGNLDVAQRLALERAKQIQLLSQKLFKNTSSVKGYRLLNLGQFQRGKCPSNQDITDYQSSIIIIGVRKKSKGVIVDEALRYRLINQPFADFKLDDYSLGAVDKFITIPQPIWIKGRAANKW